From Zalophus californianus isolate mZalCal1 chromosome 16, mZalCal1.pri.v2, whole genome shotgun sequence, one genomic window encodes:
- the TLCD1 gene encoding TLC domain-containing protein 1 gives MPPLLHPALPLLLGATLTFRALRRALSRLPLPAHVRADPLRTWRWHNLLVSFAHSIVSGVWALLCLWQTPEMLVEIETAWSLSGYLLACFSAGYFIHDTVDIVVSRQTRASWEYLVHHLMALGAFFSGIFLNSFVGGGVLTLLVEVSNIFLTIRMMMKINNAQHLLLYRVNKYVNLVMYFVFRLAPQAYLTHFFLRYLGQRTLGTFLLGNLLMLDIMILIYFSRLLRSDFCPERVPSQQHKDKFLTE, from the exons ATGCCCCCACTGCTGCACCCCGCCCTGCCGCTGCTCCTGGGCGCCACGCTGACCTTCCGGGCGCTCCGGCGCGCGCTCAGCCGCCTGCCCCTGCCCGCACACGTGCGCGCCGACCCCCTGCGCACCTGGCGCTGGCACAACCTGCTCGTCTCCTTCGCGCACTCCATTGTGTCCGGGGTCTGGGCGCTTCTGTG tctaTGGCAGACCCCCGAGATGCTGGTGGAGATTGAGACGGCATGGTCGCTTTCTGGCTATCTGCTTGCATGCTTCTCTGCAG GGTATTTCATCCACGACACGGTGGACATCGTGGTTAGTCGTCAGACACGAGCTTCTTGGGAATACCTCGTTCATCACCTCATG GCCCTGGGTGCCTTCTTTTCAGGCAtctttttgaacagttttgtcGGCGGGGGAGTCCTAACATTGCTGGTAGAGGTCAGCAACATCTTCCTCACCATCCGCATGATGATGAAGATAAACAATGCCCAGCACCTCCTCTTGTACCGGGTCAACAAGTATGTCAACTTGGTCATGTACTTTGTCTTCCGGCTGGCCCCTCAGGCCTACCTCACCCACTTCTTCCTGCGTTATTTGGGCCAGAGGACCCTGGGCACCTTTCTGCTGGGTAATCTGCTCATGCTGGACATCATGATCCTCATCTACTTTTCTCGCCTTCTCCGCTCAGACTTCTGCCCTGAGCGTGTCCCCAGCCAGCAACACAAAGACAAGTTTTTGACAGAGTGA
- the RPL23A gene encoding 60S ribosomal protein L23a, which produces MAPKAKKEAPAPPKAEAKAKALKAKKAVLKGVHSHKKKKIRTSPTFRRPKTLRLRRQPKYPRKSAPRRNKLDHYAIIKFPLTTESAMKKIEDNNTLVFIVDVKANKHQIKQAVKKLYDIDVAKVNTLIRPDGEKKAYVRLAPDYDALDVANKVSFLCYQLIYHLGPSDVSASNQNLTLIGSPSILNRLYPHLILLFNHDVSAPSNKAPLLFFRLESSKLSPAG; this is translated from the exons ATGGCGCCGAAGGCTAAGAAGGAAG cccctgcccctcccaaagccgaagccaaagcaaaggctttgaaggccaagaaagcaGTGCTGAAAGGCGTCCAcagtcacaaaaaaaagaaaatccgcACGTCACCTACGTTCCGACGACCCAAGACACTGCGTCTGCGGAGGCAGCCCAAATATCCTCGAAAGAGcgcccccaggagaaacaa GCTTGATCACTATGCCATCATCAAGTTCCCCCTGACCACTGagtcagccatgaaaaaaatagaagacaacaacacacttgtgttcattgtggatgtcaaggccaataagcaccagatcaaacaggctgtgaagaagctctaCGACATTGACGTGGCcaaggtcaacaccttgatcag gcctgatggagagaagaaggcatatgttcgactggctcctgactatgatgctttggatgttgccaacaaaGTAAGCTTCCTTTGCTATCAACTCATCTACCACCTGGGTCCAAGTGATGTGTCTGCTAGTAACCAAAACCTGACCTTAATAGGCTCACCCTCTATCCTTAATAGGCTTTACCCTCacctcattttgctttttaaccaTGACGTTTCAGCTCCCAGTAACAAAGCTccccttttgtttttcagattggaatcatctaaactgagtccagctggctaa
- the RAB34 gene encoding ras-related protein Rab-34 isoform X2, with translation MSHVLGLELRREAPPLLGPLLSSFPLPAGSWPSQILRSNHRFSITNLVGAPRKAAGEMNILAPVRRDRVLAELPQCLRKEAALHVHKDFHPRVTCACQEHRTGTVGFKISKVIVVGDLSVGKTCLINRFCKDTFDKNYKATIGVDFEMERFEVLGVPFSLQLWDTAGQERFKCIASTYYRGAQAIIIVFNLNDVASLEHTKQWLADALKENDPSSVLLFLVGSKKDLSTPAQYVLMEKDALKVAQEMKAEYWAVSSLTGENVREFFFRVAALTFEANVLAELEKSGARRIGDVVRIHSEDSNLYLTASKKKPTCCP, from the exons ATGAGTCACGTCCTGGGTCTGGAGTTGAGGAGGGAAGCGCCGCCTCTCCTTgggccccttctctcctcctttcccctccccgcCGGTTCCTGGCCCAGCCAGATACTGCGCAGCAATCACCGATTCTCCATCACCAATTTGG TCGGGGCTCCCCGCAAGGCCGCAGGCGAGATGAACATTCTGGCGCCGGTGCGGAGGGACCGCGTCCTGGCGGAGCTGCCCCAG TGCCTGAGGAAGGAGGCCGCTTTGCACGTGCACAAAGACTTCCACCCCCGCGTCACCTGCGCTTGCCAGGAGCACCGGACAGGCACCGTGGG ATTTAAGATCTCCAAAGTCATTGTGGTGGGGGATCTGTCAGTGGGGAAGACTTGTCTCATTAATAG GTTCTGCAAAGATACTTTTGATAAGAATTACAAGGCCACCATTGGAGTGGACTTTGAGATGGAACGATTTGAGGTGCTGGGCGTCCCCTTCAGTCTGCAGCT ctgGGATACCGCTGGACAGGAGAGGTTCAAGTGCATTGCATCAACCTATTACCGAGGAGCTCAAG CCATCATCATTGTCTTCAACCTGAATGATGTGGCCTCCTTGGAACATACCAA ACAATGGCTCGCTGATGCACTCAAGGAGAATGACCCGTCCAGTGTGCTTCTCTTCCTTGTGGGTTCCAAGAAGGACTTGAGT ACTCCTGCTCAGTATGTGCTGATGGAGAAAGATGCACTCAAGGTGGCCCAAGAGATGAAGGCTGAGTACTGGGCGGTCTCATCTCTCACTG GTGAAAATGTCCGGGAATTCTTCTTCCGTGTGGCGGCGCTGACCTTTGAAGCCAACGTGCTGGCTGAGCTGGAGAAATCGGGGGCCCGGCGCATTGGGGATGTTGTCC GCATCCATAGTGAGGACAGCAACCTCTACCTAACTGCCAGCAAGAAGAAGCCCACGTGTTGCCCGTGA
- the RAB34 gene encoding ras-related protein Rab-34 isoform X1 — protein MNILAPVRRDRVLAELPQCLRKEAALHVHKDFHPRVTCACQEHRTGTVGFKISKVIVVGDLSVGKTCLINRFCKDTFDKNYKATIGVDFEMERFEVLGVPFSLQLWDTAGQERFKCIASTYYRGAQAIIIVFNLNDVASLEHTKQWLADALKENDPSSVLLFLVGSKKDLSTPAQYVLMEKDALKVAQEMKAEYWAVSSLTGENVREFFFRVAALTFEANVLAELEKSGARRIGDVVRIHSEDSNLYLTASKKKPTCCP, from the exons ATGAACATTCTGGCGCCGGTGCGGAGGGACCGCGTCCTGGCGGAGCTGCCCCAG TGCCTGAGGAAGGAGGCCGCTTTGCACGTGCACAAAGACTTCCACCCCCGCGTCACCTGCGCTTGCCAGGAGCACCGGACAGGCACCGTGGG ATTTAAGATCTCCAAAGTCATTGTGGTGGGGGATCTGTCAGTGGGGAAGACTTGTCTCATTAATAG GTTCTGCAAAGATACTTTTGATAAGAATTACAAGGCCACCATTGGAGTGGACTTTGAGATGGAACGATTTGAGGTGCTGGGCGTCCCCTTCAGTCTGCAGCT ctgGGATACCGCTGGACAGGAGAGGTTCAAGTGCATTGCATCAACCTATTACCGAGGAGCTCAAG CCATCATCATTGTCTTCAACCTGAATGATGTGGCCTCCTTGGAACATACCAA ACAATGGCTCGCTGATGCACTCAAGGAGAATGACCCGTCCAGTGTGCTTCTCTTCCTTGTGGGTTCCAAGAAGGACTTGAGT ACTCCTGCTCAGTATGTGCTGATGGAGAAAGATGCACTCAAGGTGGCCCAAGAGATGAAGGCTGAGTACTGGGCGGTCTCATCTCTCACTG GTGAAAATGTCCGGGAATTCTTCTTCCGTGTGGCGGCGCTGACCTTTGAAGCCAACGTGCTGGCTGAGCTGGAGAAATCGGGGGCCCGGCGCATTGGGGATGTTGTCC GCATCCATAGTGAGGACAGCAACCTCTACCTAACTGCCAGCAAGAAGAAGCCCACGTGTTGCCCGTGA
- the PROCA1 gene encoding protein PROCA1 isoform X4, which translates to MWVRTTLRIERWTKEKTEDNASIWDESSTGEFKDPDRCCWKHKQCTGHIIHPFTSDCGHHNLHLHPVSHRDCDSRLKDCPEKTNSDNSRDVGPTCSRDEGSTCFNAIQSPCFELIPEEECVERFWYGWGNSYRPVSVAVIYHPVHHDYVADDLNEEEEEEEGQAPIPTQVGPATATPTDTGPGAVPGSPDSAAPVTIWRSESPTGKSQGNKVIKKVKKKKEKEKDKEEEMEEKVKPKKKIKKSKLMKKKSPVESESLPPDLSRSVSPRELTRMSESSPDSPEDLESEDSYKDPRREEPSSEDIVESSSPRKREKNTVQTKKPGAKTSPVKKVKRRSPPASNPNLS; encoded by the exons ATGTGGGTCAGGACGACACTGAGGATTGAGAGGTGGACTAAGGAAAAGACTGAGGACAATGCCAGCATCTGGGATGAGAGCAGCACTG GTGAATTCAAGGACCCGGACAGGTGCTGCTGGAAACACAAGCAGTGCACTGGGCACATCATCCACCCCTTCACCTCGGACTGTGGCCACCACAACCTGCACCTGCACCCCGTCAGCCACCGTGACTGTGATTCTAG GCTGAAGGATTGCCCAGAGAAGACAAATAGCGACAACTCCCGAGATGTGGGCCCAACCTGCTCCCGAGATGAGGGCTCAACATGTTTCAACGCCATCCAGTCCCCTTGCTTTGAGCTCATCCCAGAGGAAGAGTGTGTGGAGCGGTTCTGGTACGGCTG gggcAACAGCTACAGGCCTGTCTCTGTGGCAGTGATCTACCATCCAGTCCACCATGACTATGTGGCAGACGACCtgaatgaagaggaggaggaggaggaaggccagGCCCCCATTCCGACCCAGGTGGGGCCCGCCACCGCCACACCCACTGACACAGGCCCGGGCGCCGTCCCAGGTAGCCCAGACTCAGCAGCTCCCGTCACCATCTGGCGCTCTGAGAGCCCCACGGGGAAGTCCCAGGGCAACAAGGTGATCAAgaaggtgaagaagaaaaaagaaaaagagaaagacaaggaagaggagatggaggagaaggTAAAGccgaagaaaaaaatcaagaagagcaagttgatgaaaaagaaaagcccgGTGGAATCGGAATCTTTACCTCCAGACTTGAGCCGATCAGTAAGCCCCAGAGAGTTGACCAGGATGTCTGAGTCCAGCCCAGACAGCCCGGAGGACCTGGAGAGCGAGGACAGTTACAAGGACCCCAGGCGGGAGGAGCCCTCCAGCGAGGATATCGTGGAGTCTTCGTCgcccaggaagagagagaagaacacgGTCCAGACTAAGAAACCTGGGGCCAAGACCTCACCAGTCAAGAAGGTCAAGAGGAGATCTCCCCCAGCATCAAACCCCAATCTCAGTTGA
- the PROCA1 gene encoding protein PROCA1 isoform X2, with translation MWVRTTLRIERWTKEKTEDNASIWDESSTDVNRLPGWGRGHRLAGVPSSTEASTFSSEGEFKDPDRCCWKHKQCTGHIIHPFTSDCGHHNLHLHPVSHRDCDSRLKDCPEKTNSDNSRDVGPTCSRDEGSTCFNAIQSPCFELIPEEECVERFWYGWGNSYRPVSVAVIYHPVHHDYVADDLNEEEEEEEGQAPIPTQVGPATATPTDTGPGAVPGSPDSAAPVTIWRSESPTGKSQGNKVIKKVKKKKEKEKDKEEEMEEKVKPKKKIKKSKLMKKKSPVESESLPPDLSRSVSPRELTRMSESSPDSPEDLESEDSYKDPRREEPSSEDIVESSSPRKREKNTVQTKKPGAKTSPVKKVKRRSPPASNPNLS, from the exons ATGTGGGTCAGGACGACACTGAGGATTGAGAGGTGGACTAAGGAAAAGACTGAGGACAATGCCAGCATCTGGGATGAGAGCAGCACTG ACGTAAACAGGTTACCCGGCTGGGGGAGAGGACATCGGCTGGCTGGTGTGCCATCTAGCACCGAAGCATCTACCTTCTCCTCTGAAG GTGAATTCAAGGACCCGGACAGGTGCTGCTGGAAACACAAGCAGTGCACTGGGCACATCATCCACCCCTTCACCTCGGACTGTGGCCACCACAACCTGCACCTGCACCCCGTCAGCCACCGTGACTGTGATTCTAG GCTGAAGGATTGCCCAGAGAAGACAAATAGCGACAACTCCCGAGATGTGGGCCCAACCTGCTCCCGAGATGAGGGCTCAACATGTTTCAACGCCATCCAGTCCCCTTGCTTTGAGCTCATCCCAGAGGAAGAGTGTGTGGAGCGGTTCTGGTACGGCTG gggcAACAGCTACAGGCCTGTCTCTGTGGCAGTGATCTACCATCCAGTCCACCATGACTATGTGGCAGACGACCtgaatgaagaggaggaggaggaggaaggccagGCCCCCATTCCGACCCAGGTGGGGCCCGCCACCGCCACACCCACTGACACAGGCCCGGGCGCCGTCCCAGGTAGCCCAGACTCAGCAGCTCCCGTCACCATCTGGCGCTCTGAGAGCCCCACGGGGAAGTCCCAGGGCAACAAGGTGATCAAgaaggtgaagaagaaaaaagaaaaagagaaagacaaggaagaggagatggaggagaaggTAAAGccgaagaaaaaaatcaagaagagcaagttgatgaaaaagaaaagcccgGTGGAATCGGAATCTTTACCTCCAGACTTGAGCCGATCAGTAAGCCCCAGAGAGTTGACCAGGATGTCTGAGTCCAGCCCAGACAGCCCGGAGGACCTGGAGAGCGAGGACAGTTACAAGGACCCCAGGCGGGAGGAGCCCTCCAGCGAGGATATCGTGGAGTCTTCGTCgcccaggaagagagagaagaacacgGTCCAGACTAAGAAACCTGGGGCCAAGACCTCACCAGTCAAGAAGGTCAAGAGGAGATCTCCCCCAGCATCAAACCCCAATCTCAGTTGA
- the PROCA1 gene encoding protein PROCA1 isoform X5 yields MWVRTTLRIERWTKEKTEDNASIWDESSTDVNRLPGWGRGHRLAGVPSSTEASTFSSEGEFKDPDRCCWKHKQCTGHIIHPFTSDCGHHNLHLHPVSHRDCDSRGNSYRPVSVAVIYHPVHHDYVADDLNEEEEEEEGQAPIPTQVGPATATPTDTGPGAVPGSPDSAAPVTIWRSESPTGKSQGNKVIKKVKKKKEKEKDKEEEMEEKVKPKKKIKKSKLMKKKSPVESESLPPDLSRSVSPRELTRMSESSPDSPEDLESEDSYKDPRREEPSSEDIVESSSPRKREKNTVQTKKPGAKTSPVKKVKRRSPPASNPNLS; encoded by the exons ATGTGGGTCAGGACGACACTGAGGATTGAGAGGTGGACTAAGGAAAAGACTGAGGACAATGCCAGCATCTGGGATGAGAGCAGCACTG ACGTAAACAGGTTACCCGGCTGGGGGAGAGGACATCGGCTGGCTGGTGTGCCATCTAGCACCGAAGCATCTACCTTCTCCTCTGAAG GTGAATTCAAGGACCCGGACAGGTGCTGCTGGAAACACAAGCAGTGCACTGGGCACATCATCCACCCCTTCACCTCGGACTGTGGCCACCACAACCTGCACCTGCACCCCGTCAGCCACCGTGACTGTGATTCTAG gggcAACAGCTACAGGCCTGTCTCTGTGGCAGTGATCTACCATCCAGTCCACCATGACTATGTGGCAGACGACCtgaatgaagaggaggaggaggaggaaggccagGCCCCCATTCCGACCCAGGTGGGGCCCGCCACCGCCACACCCACTGACACAGGCCCGGGCGCCGTCCCAGGTAGCCCAGACTCAGCAGCTCCCGTCACCATCTGGCGCTCTGAGAGCCCCACGGGGAAGTCCCAGGGCAACAAGGTGATCAAgaaggtgaagaagaaaaaagaaaaagagaaagacaaggaagaggagatggaggagaaggTAAAGccgaagaaaaaaatcaagaagagcaagttgatgaaaaagaaaagcccgGTGGAATCGGAATCTTTACCTCCAGACTTGAGCCGATCAGTAAGCCCCAGAGAGTTGACCAGGATGTCTGAGTCCAGCCCAGACAGCCCGGAGGACCTGGAGAGCGAGGACAGTTACAAGGACCCCAGGCGGGAGGAGCCCTCCAGCGAGGATATCGTGGAGTCTTCGTCgcccaggaagagagagaagaacacgGTCCAGACTAAGAAACCTGGGGCCAAGACCTCACCAGTCAAGAAGGTCAAGAGGAGATCTCCCCCAGCATCAAACCCCAATCTCAGTTGA
- the PROCA1 gene encoding protein PROCA1 isoform X3 encodes MSITYVNRLPGWGRGHRLAGVPSSTEASTFSSEGEFKDPDRCCWKHKQCTGHIIHPFTSDCGHHNLHLHPVSHRDCDSRGNSYRPVSVAVIYHPVHHDYVADDLNEEEEEEEGQAPIPTQVGPATATPTDTGPGAVPGSPDSAAPVTIWRSESPTGKSQGNKVIKKVKKKKEKEKDKEEEMEEKVKPKKKIKKSKLMKKKSPVESESLPPDLSRSVSPRELTRMSESSPDSPEDLESEDSYKDPRREEPSSEDIVESSSPRKREKNTVQTKKPGAKTSPVKKVKRRSPPASNPNLS; translated from the exons ATGAGCATCACCT ACGTAAACAGGTTACCCGGCTGGGGGAGAGGACATCGGCTGGCTGGTGTGCCATCTAGCACCGAAGCATCTACCTTCTCCTCTGAAG GTGAATTCAAGGACCCGGACAGGTGCTGCTGGAAACACAAGCAGTGCACTGGGCACATCATCCACCCCTTCACCTCGGACTGTGGCCACCACAACCTGCACCTGCACCCCGTCAGCCACCGTGACTGTGATTCTAG gggcAACAGCTACAGGCCTGTCTCTGTGGCAGTGATCTACCATCCAGTCCACCATGACTATGTGGCAGACGACCtgaatgaagaggaggaggaggaggaaggccagGCCCCCATTCCGACCCAGGTGGGGCCCGCCACCGCCACACCCACTGACACAGGCCCGGGCGCCGTCCCAGGTAGCCCAGACTCAGCAGCTCCCGTCACCATCTGGCGCTCTGAGAGCCCCACGGGGAAGTCCCAGGGCAACAAGGTGATCAAgaaggtgaagaagaaaaaagaaaaagagaaagacaaggaagaggagatggaggagaaggTAAAGccgaagaaaaaaatcaagaagagcaagttgatgaaaaagaaaagcccgGTGGAATCGGAATCTTTACCTCCAGACTTGAGCCGATCAGTAAGCCCCAGAGAGTTGACCAGGATGTCTGAGTCCAGCCCAGACAGCCCGGAGGACCTGGAGAGCGAGGACAGTTACAAGGACCCCAGGCGGGAGGAGCCCTCCAGCGAGGATATCGTGGAGTCTTCGTCgcccaggaagagagagaagaacacgGTCCAGACTAAGAAACCTGGGGCCAAGACCTCACCAGTCAAGAAGGTCAAGAGGAGATCTCCCCCAGCATCAAACCCCAATCTCAGTTGA
- the PROCA1 gene encoding protein PROCA1 isoform X1: MSITYVNRLPGWGRGHRLAGVPSSTEASTFSSEGEFKDPDRCCWKHKQCTGHIIHPFTSDCGHHNLHLHPVSHRDCDSRLKDCPEKTNSDNSRDVGPTCSRDEGSTCFNAIQSPCFELIPEEECVERFWYGWGNSYRPVSVAVIYHPVHHDYVADDLNEEEEEEEGQAPIPTQVGPATATPTDTGPGAVPGSPDSAAPVTIWRSESPTGKSQGNKVIKKVKKKKEKEKDKEEEMEEKVKPKKKIKKSKLMKKKSPVESESLPPDLSRSVSPRELTRMSESSPDSPEDLESEDSYKDPRREEPSSEDIVESSSPRKREKNTVQTKKPGAKTSPVKKVKRRSPPASNPNLS, encoded by the exons ATGAGCATCACCT ACGTAAACAGGTTACCCGGCTGGGGGAGAGGACATCGGCTGGCTGGTGTGCCATCTAGCACCGAAGCATCTACCTTCTCCTCTGAAG GTGAATTCAAGGACCCGGACAGGTGCTGCTGGAAACACAAGCAGTGCACTGGGCACATCATCCACCCCTTCACCTCGGACTGTGGCCACCACAACCTGCACCTGCACCCCGTCAGCCACCGTGACTGTGATTCTAG GCTGAAGGATTGCCCAGAGAAGACAAATAGCGACAACTCCCGAGATGTGGGCCCAACCTGCTCCCGAGATGAGGGCTCAACATGTTTCAACGCCATCCAGTCCCCTTGCTTTGAGCTCATCCCAGAGGAAGAGTGTGTGGAGCGGTTCTGGTACGGCTG gggcAACAGCTACAGGCCTGTCTCTGTGGCAGTGATCTACCATCCAGTCCACCATGACTATGTGGCAGACGACCtgaatgaagaggaggaggaggaggaaggccagGCCCCCATTCCGACCCAGGTGGGGCCCGCCACCGCCACACCCACTGACACAGGCCCGGGCGCCGTCCCAGGTAGCCCAGACTCAGCAGCTCCCGTCACCATCTGGCGCTCTGAGAGCCCCACGGGGAAGTCCCAGGGCAACAAGGTGATCAAgaaggtgaagaagaaaaaagaaaaagagaaagacaaggaagaggagatggaggagaaggTAAAGccgaagaaaaaaatcaagaagagcaagttgatgaaaaagaaaagcccgGTGGAATCGGAATCTTTACCTCCAGACTTGAGCCGATCAGTAAGCCCCAGAGAGTTGACCAGGATGTCTGAGTCCAGCCCAGACAGCCCGGAGGACCTGGAGAGCGAGGACAGTTACAAGGACCCCAGGCGGGAGGAGCCCTCCAGCGAGGATATCGTGGAGTCTTCGTCgcccaggaagagagagaagaacacgGTCCAGACTAAGAAACCTGGGGCCAAGACCTCACCAGTCAAGAAGGTCAAGAGGAGATCTCCCCCAGCATCAAACCCCAATCTCAGTTGA